Below is a genomic region from Rhododendron vialii isolate Sample 1 chromosome 5a, ASM3025357v1.
caattgatcactattcttcatttcttcatttttcatctACCTATTGatcattgttcttcattttacTGTTGCATATATGCATGTATAGGCTACGATTCTTCGAGAAAAGAATGTTGGCGTTGTGATCCGTGATGAGCGAGAATTGAATCAGATTCGCATGCATAGGGTATGCCTATTAATTACATCTTGATGTTTGTTAGTACATATATTCTGGAATACTGTTAATCTTATTCTTTTCTTAAGGAAAAGGCAAAGGAAAAGCCAATTTGTGCAGGTAAAGAAAATGCTGCACCTAAACTGGTATGATTTTGTACACATTCCTTCAagttttcattctcttttttgtgggaccaataattttttttgtctaaactctatataaaaattttaaacttttattgtCATCTTACTTGATAAAATCTAAAGTTATTTCATCCACTGTGTAGGCACCTAATGATAATGTTAGATCAAAGGCCCAATGCATTCAATCGAGGCGGCCCACATTCTTTCCGTCTTTAACACCAAGTCGTCGCCAACGTGCATGCCTAGAAGATGGCATGTCTATAGAAATTCCTACAATTGCACCAAAGCGAGCAATGGTTTCACATGCCTTTCAGACATCATCAGTTGTGGTAATTCCTACAATaccaaatttgatttaaaatttttgtacttttaaagACATCTTACTCGATATAATGTAACGTTATTTCATCCACCGTGTAGGCACCTAATGATAATGTTAGATTAAAGGCCCAATGCTTACGACGtgaacgagagagagaaagagacaacaTTCAACTGAGGCAGCCCACATCCTTTTCGTCTTTAACACCAAGTCATCGCCGACGTGCATGCCTAGAAGGTGGCATTACTTCTACATCTATAGAAATTCCTACAAATTCACCAAAGCTAGCAATGGTTTCACATTCCTTCCAGTTATCATCAGTTGTGGTGCTTCCTACAACACCAAATTTGAGAGACTATTCTGCTAGCACAAAAACTCCCATAACTGTGGATAGTATGCTATGTCATCATGAACCCTAGGCATGCCAACATTCAATACCTCATATCGAAGAATCTGTAGCTATGCCGAGCATAGCCATGGATGAACCTGAAATGTGTCATCCTTCAATGCCTCCTCAGAATCTCGAGGAAGAGTTTCTAGCCGTGGCAACTGCTCATGCACAATTACTTGACAAAGAACTTCTTGCTATGTCGGACACATCTTCAGCTCCAATTCATCGGTAAATTAATTTCATTTGTCTTTAATCTATCTAATAAAACATAATGGTGTAGGCctccacacaaacacaaacacatccAATGGCTGGGGatcatttgatccaagggctgtGATGCATCCTCCTATTCCCAATTAAGTGCCCATGATTTTAGCCTAAATTACACAAGTGAAAGTATCTCCCTTTTCACGTTTCAAATTACAttccagataaaaaaaaaaacccctctctctctcagacaGACGCCTCTCACTATGGTTTCTCCCCTTCCTACCTCCGACAAAAATCCATTGcctcctctcttcttctcctcctctcccCTCCCTCACTCTCTCGCTCGTCCCTCTCTCACTCCCACCACCAGCGCACCACCACGAGGtacttctctctttctctctctcgaaaagacATGTAAATCCATGCAAATCCCCTTGCAAGATAGACATGTAAATCCATGTAAATCACTTCAAATTAGTCTTCCTTTTACGGAGAAAATTTCTACTGTTTCTTTTCCTCCACAAGTTGTACGATGGAGGGGTTCACCGTTCACCCCTTCCATGCATCATACATACACCAATTTGCATGTCTAAGAAGCCGGCAACACAAAACCCTGATTCTGTTGTCCAGACAAATTCACCGATTTCGGAAGCAATTTTCGATACGAAAATCAGTAAGGGCTATTGGATTGGCCAGATTAGGTAAGGGATTGGGCTAAATGTACGAGGAACTGTATCTCCGACACTCCCACCGCATGCTCTAAGTTTGTGTGTATgaagtgtttgatgaaatgcctgTGAGAAatgtttgatgaaatgcctATGTTCGATTTAGGATTGTGCTACATGGATGAAATTGTTGTTTTGTTGCTTTGTTGAATAATTAGAAATTGTTGCTTTGTTGAAGTTGAATAAGGAGGCGGCATATAGGGATTTCTCATTTCAACAGGGCAATGCATGTGCAACATTCATTGTTTTTTTGCTTTGAATAGAAGAACCGtgtcttctctttttttggctCTTGGAAAACCATTTCCAAAGCTGAAGTTATCCATCATTATAACCTTTGGGTGACCTTTTTGTACCCAACTTTTTCATGACCATCTTTCCCAACGTTAGCACTGAGGGTAGAAAATTAGTTTTTAGACTCATTTTTAAGACTCACGGACAAACACTCGATCAGTgtagaaaat
It encodes:
- the LOC131327007 gene encoding uncharacterized protein LOC131327007, which gives rise to MSIEIPTIAPKRAMVSHAFQTSSVVAPNDNVRLKAQCLRRERERERDNIQLRQPTSFSSLTPSHRRRACLEGGITSTSIEIPTNSPKLAMVSHSFQLSSVVVLPTTPNLRDYSASTKTPITVDSMLCHHEP